TTTTTGACCATTTATATTAGGAAGAACGGTTGGTTTGAGAAAAGTCGCATAACAGTGATATAAAGAACTCGTCCCCTTCCTGGAGCTCTGAAATTGCTATATATTTGTTTTCTTGCCTGATGGTATTTAAAACCGCCTCCTTACAAAAAAGATTAAGCGGCCTTAGCCCGCTAGAGTACCGAGCTTCAGCCGCTTAATCTAATTATTTATTTCGACTGTCTACTTGACGGAAACTGTTCAAAAGAGAACTGCCATTTTTAATGTGAAAATCTTGTGATTATAAAATTTTAACTTTAAAATGTAACGCCTTAACCTTTACGGCTCACTGTATAAAAATTACATTCTTGCAGTCTCTACAAGTCGATCTATAGTTACAGTTTTATCCGTTCTATCATCAATTTGTATATTTATTACTACCCTATTGGTCCTCTCAAGACTCTTTTTATGTAATTTTTTCGAAATCTCTAACAAAGTATCTATATCTCCTTCTATAACTATAGATGTAGGAGTAATAGTATATTTAAGTCCCTCTTCTTCGATTTCATTTATAGCACCCTTTATATAACTACTAATACTAGAAGATCCTGTTCCTACAGGTAAAATGCTCACTTCTAAAAATGCTATATTTTTCTACCTCCTATTCATTTTCATGCATTTCGATTAATTTTTCAAACTTACGTCTATCTCTCTTACGTTTTTGTCTCTTACGAGTTTCTTCTATGCCTTTAATTAAAGCAAAGGCCATAGCTACTAATACAACAGCAAATGGAAGTCCTGTACTTATAACAGCTGTCTGTAAGGCTAATAAAGCCTTTTCTCCTCCTATTAATAATAGTACTGCTGCCACTATACCTTCTAATATTGCCCAAAAAGCTCTTTGTTTAGCTGGTGTGTCCATCTTTCCTCCAGATGTGATTTTATTTACAACTAATGAACCTGAATCAGATGAAGTTATAAAATAAACGACAACTAAAAAGGTTACTAATATAAACAAGAGAACCCTAAAAATTTCGGATAGTAAAGGTATATTTAGTAAATTTATCATCTCAAATAACGCAACCGGCACATCATTTTCTACAACTTCAAAAAGTCCACCTGCACCCTGTTCGTTTATGAATATAGCTGTTCCTCCAAATACTGACATCCATAGAAAAGACAATAAGGATGGTACTACCATAACCCCTAATACTAATTCCCTAATTGTTCTACCTTTAGAAATCCTAGCTATAAACATTCCAACAAATGGTGACCATGATATCCACCAGGCGAGATAAAATATTGACCAATCACCTTGCCAGGCAGTTTCTTCAACTGCAATGAAAAATGAGTACTCCACAATTCCATTTAAATAAAGCCCTAAAGAATTAGAAAATAATCTTAAGATAAAACCTGTTGGACCTAAAAGTAAGATTATTATCATGAGAATAGCAGCAAGCCTCATATTCAACCCAGCAAGGAATTTCACTCCTTTATCAATTCCTGCTAATACTGAGGCTGTCGCAAACAAAGTGATAATTATTATAAGCGCTACTTGAATATACTCATTAAATCCTATCCCAAGCATATAATCTAATCCACTATTTATCTGTTGAGTACCCAAACCCAACGAAGTAGCTAGACCTATTAAAGTTGAAAGTACAGCTAAACCGTCTATTACATCTCCTAAAGTTCCATAGACTCGTTCTTTGAAAAATGGATAGAAAACGGAACGTATCGATAATGGTAAATTTCTATTGTAACTAAAAAATGAAAGCGCTAAAGCTATTAAAGCGTATATTGCCCATGGATGTAATCCCCAATGAAAGAAAGTTGTGGCCAAAGAGGTGTGCTTTTCATGCATACTCTCAAAAATAGGTGGAGCTATTTCAAAATGGAATAATGGTTCTCCAACTGCCCAAAATATTAGGCCTATCCCCATACCTGCTGATATTAACATAGAATACCAAGCAAAATTAGAAAACTCTGGCTCACTATAGATACCACCAATTCGGACATTTCCAAGTCTTGAAAAGGCAATATAAAGACATATCACAATGTAAAAGCTACTTGACAAGATAAAAATCCAATCAAAAGAAGTAACAATGTAATCGTTGATTATATTTACATATTCATTTGCTAGCTCGAGGTTTAATAAAGCAAATAGAGAAAATACTATAATTATAAGTCCTGCAGAAAATGAAACTGCAGGATTTAAATCAAAACCATATTTTGTAATATTTCTACTAAATAGCTGTTTGTCAATCTTTTCTCTACTAGCTTCTAAAGTTTCTTCTTTTTCTATATTTTTATCTTTTTTTTCCACGGAAGATTCTCCTTTCAACCAGGATTTGAACCAGATGCTTCATTTTTTAGGTTTACCAAAAATCTCAAGGTTAATTTATAACTATTTTTGGTATTTTCTAAAGACTATCATTTACATTTTCTAAAAACTAATAGTATAATATTTATAGAAAAATAATAAAGAAAAGCAGGGGTGCCTTTTATGGCTGAGAAAGGTCTTTTTTAGACCTTACCCTTCGAACCTGCCCTGGCTAATACCAGCGTAGGGAGCTTCAATTTCAGATATTTCTATACCTGAATAGCTCACCTACAAGGTGAGTTTTTTATTTATATCCTCTAAAAAATGATGTTATCAAGTCTATAGGAGGTGAGAATATGAAACTAAAGATAAATGGAGAGATCAAAGAAGTTCATCAATCGATAACTGTAAATAAACTTTTAGAAGATCTACAAGTTAAACCTGAAGGTAAAATCATCGTAATAAATCAAGAAATACTTCAAAAAGACAATTGGGAAGAGTATCAACTTTGTGAAAATGATGAAATTGAAATTATTACTATGGTAGGAGGTGGTTAATAATGAGTAATGATCTATTGAGAATAGGTGGTAAAGAACTTGAAAATAGGTTGATAATAGGTACTGGTAAATTTCCAAGTAAAAGTATAATCCCAAAAGTTATTGAAAAATCAAATACTCAGGCTGTAACCATAGCTCTTAGAAGAATAGATTTACATTCCGAGCAGGAGAATATACTTGAATATGTACCTAACAATTGTCTCCTAATGCCTAACACTTCTGGAGCTAGAACTGCAGAAGAAGCAGTTAAAATAGCTGAAATTGCCCGTGCAGCTGATTGTGGTGATTGGGTTAAAATTGAAGTTATTAGAGATAGTAAATATCTTTTACCTGATAATCATGAAACTTTAAAAGCTTCAAAAGTATTAGTTGAAAAAGGATTTAAAGTTTTCCCATATGTAAGCCCTGAATTATCAGTAGCTAAGGCACTAGAAAGTTTCGGTGTAGAGGCAGTTATGCCGTTAGGTGCTCCTATAGGTACAAATAAAGGTATTGAAACTAGAGAATTAGTTAAAATATTAATATCTGAGATTAACCTCCCAATTATTGTAGATGCTGGGATTGGCAAACCTTCACATGCAGCTGAAGCTATGGAAATGGGATGTGAAGCTGTATTAGTAAATACTGCTATTGCTACTGCTGATAATCCACCTCTAATGGGAGAAGCATTCAATCAAGCAGTTCAAGCTGGTCGTAAAGCGTTTTTAGCCAAAACAGCTCCTGTCAAAGATCTAGCGGACGCTTCCTCTCCTTTGACCGGTTTTTTACAAAATTAGGAGGGATACTTTGAGTTTTTTAAATACCTATAAACAACTTAAAGATATAGATATAAACGAAATTTTTAATAGAGCTACTTTTGAAAATATAAATAGAGCTCTTCACAAAGATCAACCTACTTCTAAAGATTTTTTATTACTTCTTTCCCCTACTGCTGAGAAATATCTTGAAGATATGGCCAAAAGAGCACATTATCTAACTAAAAATTTTTTTGGTAAAACTATGATGCTTTATACACCACTCTATGTAAGTGACTATTGTGCTAATAAGTGTTTATACTGTGGCTTTAAAGCAGATAATAACTTTGATAGAAAAACTCTAACTTATAAAGAACTAGAACAAGAAGCTAAAGCAATTAGTGAGATGGGGATAAGGCATATTCTAATTCTTTCAGGAGAATCAAGAAAACATGTTCCTTTAAATTATTTACAAAATTGTGTAAGGTTATTAAAAGAATATTTTTCCTCGATTTCTATTGAAATCTATCCGTTAGAAACTGAAGAATATGAAGAGCTAATTAAATGTGGAGTTGATGGTCTTACTATTTATCAAGAAGTATATAACCGCGACATATATGATACTGTTCACTTACAAGGTCCAAAAACTGATTATGAATTTCGATTAAATGCACCAGAAAGAGGATTACAAGCAGGTATGAGAAGAGTTAATATTGGTGCATTACAGGGACTCGGACCTTGGAGAAAAGAGACTTTCATTACAGGAATGCATGCTAAATATCTACTTGATAATTTTCCTGAAGCAGAGGTTAGTATCTCTTTTCCACGACTTCGCCCATTTGCAGGACAAAATAATAGTTTGCAATACGATGAAGTTTCAGATAAAAATCTTGTTCAGATGATTGTAGCTAGTAGAATTTTTTTAAAAAGTGCTGGAATAAACATCTCTACTAGGGAATCTTCAGAGCTTAGAGAAAATTTACTTCCTTTAGGAGTTACCCGTATGTCAGCAGGAGTCAGCACTGAAGTTGGTGGATATTCTGGGGTTGATGAAGGGAAAAGTCAATTTGAAATTTCTGATGATCGCCCTGTACAAAAGATTAAACAAGTTCTTTTAGCCCATGGTTATCAACCAGTCTTAAAGGATTGGGAGATTTTTTAAATAAAAAGGAGGCAATATTAGTTTGAATAACTCTAGTAATATTTTAAATACAGATATTTATGCTATTACCGCTGAAGAGTTTTCTAAAGGTAGAGACAATATTCAGGTTGTTACAGAAATGCTTGAATCCGGTGTGGAAATTATACAATATAGAGAAAAGAATAAAACGGCTAAAGAAAAACTAGAACAATGTAAAAAAATAAGAGAACTAACTTATAATGCTGGATGTAAATTTATTGTAAACGATGATATCGATATAGCTATTTTAGTTGATGCTTGTGGAGTTCATGTAGGACAAAATGATCTTCCTATAAAAGAGGTACGAAAATTAGTTGGAAATGAGAAGATAATCGGAAAATCAACTCATGCCCCAAAACAAGCCCATAAAGCAGTAGAGGATGGTGCTGATTATATAGGTACAGGACCTGTTTTTCAAACAGACACAAAAGAAAAACCCCCAGTTGGAACTGAATATGTAGAATATGTTGCAAAAAATCTCGATATTCCCTTTGTTGCAATTGGTGGTATAAAAAAACACAATCTAAATGAAGTGAAAAATAAAGGTGCTACATGTTTTGCTATGGTAACAGAAATTGTTGGAGCTGTAGACATCTCACAACAAATCAAAGAACTCAGAAGTATTATCACTAGTTAAATTCCAAACAAGTGGTTAAACTTAACATTTTAAGGTTATAATATCACCTGAGGTGATAAATTTGCGATTAAATAAACTCCTTTTATTGTTTCTAACAACACTACTATTAATGACAACATCTGCTTGTATGGAAGAAGAAGAAGAAGATAACGATGAAGCTGAAGATGAAGTTGAAGAGTTAGAAGAATTAGTCGAAGAAATTGAACTTACTACCTTAGATATTTTAATACAAGCAGATTTACTACCTCTAGCAGATGCACCACCAGTATTAGCACAAGAGAATGATGAAGAGGAAGAAGATGAAAATGATGAGGAAGAAGATGAAAATGATGATGAAGAAGGTGAGGATGACGAAGTGGAAGAAAATGGTGATGATGAGATGGAAGAAGAACTTCAAGAAGACATTACTTTTGAAAAGACTATTTTAAATGAGATATTAAACAAAGAACTTGAAGACCATGAAGAAGATGATGAAGAACTGCTCATTGAAAGTTCAGAAGAGATTTGGGATGATATAAAAGACTCTGTTACTGAATTATATGAGAGCTGGAATGAATTAGAGAGTATGCTTGATGAAAAAGGAGTGCCTTCTGAAGTAATTGATCCTTTCGAGCAAGAACTAGATACACTAACTGTTTCTAGTTCAGATCATGACCATTGGAAGACTTTAATATCAGCAAATAATTTAACCCTTCATTTATATAACTTTAAAAGTTTTTTTTCTGACGAAGTGACAGCACAAGTATTTGAAATAAAATATCATGTAAGAAACACAGTATTAATGACTGCTGAAGAAAATACAGAAGAAGCTCAGAATAGTATTGATAAAATTAATGAGCTCTCAAAAGAAATAGAGATCGAATTTTCAGAAGATGAAAATGAAAAACTATACGAAAGATTCATGACATCACTCGATGATCTAGAAGAAGAACAAAATCTCGACCTTATAAAATTAAAAGCATCATCGACAATGGAAAATACTGTAGAATTAATCAGTTCTATCGAAGAATAAAAGCGCCTCTTGGCGCTTTTTCCTTTTTAGTTTTTCAAACAGATTTTGTTCCTACCCTTGATTTTATCGTCAAAACTGGTATAATGAAATCAAAATGTTAATTAAAATTCCTACATGCCGAAGTGGCGGAACTGGCAGACGCGCGTGACTCAAAATCACGTAGGCCTGGCCTGTGTGGGTTCGAATCCCACCTTCGGCACCATTTTATCCTGCTGCTAAGCTCCTCTAATCTTTTTATAATACAATTCTCATCCTTAATAAAACCTATTAAATTATTTAAATTTATTTTTATAGCTATCTTAATTTTGACATATATTTTTTTCATATGATCGGTTATATCTTCTACCCATAATTATTGGTCACTTTTATTGAAAAATAAATCCCCACTTTCTTTTCATTTTCCAAATACCATACATATATAGAATGAGAATGTTGTTTTTTTAAGTCTTTATTATTACCCTTCGTATAACTTTATTAATTGTGTACGAATTTTCTGTTAATTTTATCCCTCTAGCACTTTTCTAAACTTCTTTTGATAAGTTACAGCTTAATTTTACTTGCATGAACACATCCAACAACCCATAAGTCCCAACTTTTAAAAATTTCCATGATTTACAAGGTTACCCATCGAACAGGTCATATCCGTTCGCTTGAATATGTTCCAAGTCTTCCCCACGGCTTCCTTTAGGTCATAACAGGTCTAAATTGTCACCAGTGAGTATTTCTTCATCTCGTTGTTTAGACGACAGAATCTCTTTCAAATTTTCATCTGAACAAACTTGACTGTTAACAAATATACCCCGGATAGGTGAAAATAACACCATAACCGAGGCTTTTAATAGCTTTAAATAGGTTGTATTAATTCTTTAGGATAATTATTTATTGAATCAATTCCATTCTTCGTCACTACTACAATATCTTCTAGCCTAACTCCAAACTTGCCTGGTAAGTAAATCCCTGGTTCGATGCTAAATGTCATTCCTGGTTTGAGTAATCTTTTATTTCCTTCAACAATCATGGGTGCTTCATGAGTTTCCATTCCAATTCCATGTCCCGTCCTATGTATAAAATTTTCTCCATAACCTGCTTCTTCAATTACTTTTCTAGCCACAATATCTATTTTTTCTGCTTCTATTCCTGGGCGTACAATTTTTTTGGCTTCCTCATTTGCCTGTTTTACAATTGTATATACTTTCTTAACTTCCTCATCAGGCTCACCAAAAACTACTGTTCTTGTCATATCTGAAGCATAACCATGGTACACACCACCAAAATCAATAACTATGGGAATTCCTTCTTTTATTGTTGTATCTCCACATTTATGGTGTGGAGTAGCACCATTAGAACCACAAGCTACTATAGGTGCAAAACTTACTCCTTCCATGCCACAATTTCGAAGCTTAAATTCTAAAGACAGTGCAAGATCCCTTTCGGTTTTTGCAATCCAATTTTGTTGTGATAATACTTCGCCTAAAACTTTATCAGTCAGTTCACCTGCATCTTTCAATGCTTTGATTTCTTCATGGTCTTTACATATCCTGAGCTCTTTTAGGATATTATCTGCTAACTCAAACTCACTTTGAATAAAAATCCTTTGTATAGGGAGAAGGAAGCTAGCATTCAAACTATTATCAACTAAAATTTTATTGCTGCTCAATTCTCTGTCATTTAAAACTGACAAGATGATCTGGTAAGGATCTTCTCCATCTTTATAAAATAATTTTTCCGAAACAGGCATTATCTCAGTTTGTGGTTTAGCTAATTCTGGTGCTATCAGAAAAGGTTCACCATCCTTTGGAATAAAAAAACCAAAGAACCTTTCATCTTGATGGCCGTTATATCCTGTTAAATAACGTAAATTAGGAGATGGAGGAATGATTGCTAACGATATATTGTTTTGCCTTATTACTTCTTTTAAAGAGTTAATACGTTCTTTATAATTATTCATCATCAATCATCTCCTTATTTGTTACCTTATTCGTTGTCATTAAGGTAACTACAATTAATACTAAAATTGCTATTGGTACTGATATAACAGCACTGTGGAAGTCTAAAATATTGGAAAACTCAAAAAATAGTGTAACAATTACACCAGAAATCATTGATGATATACCACCCTGTTTTGTTACTCTATCTCCCCACAAGTAAACACCTAGTATTGCTGGAGTTATACCAGCTGCATACACTGTGTAAGCATACATCTGAGCTTCCAAAATTGTTGGGAAAAATTGAATAAGCACGTAAGATAATACACCTAGTACTGGTATCAAAATACGTGTAAAGACTAGTTTTTGTTTGCTTGTAGATTTTGGATTAATGTAATTTCCATATATGTCCATTGTGATGTTGGTGGCAGCAGACAATAAGTAAGAACTTCCTGTTGTTATTATAAATGCTGTAACTGCAGCCAGTAGAAGACCTCCTATAAAGTCTGGTAAAACAGTTGTTATAGCTATAAAAGCCATACCTGGCCTAATATCCGGAAAAGTAGCACTAGAAGCAAAGCCGATAATTGATACTGCTGGATAAACAAAGCCGACCCCTATAAACATTCCAATAATACCCATCCTAGACTCTTTATTACCTTTAGATGAAGCTATTCGCTGGTACATGTTTTGGTCGCCTAGAAGTAAGAATAAAGAAGGAACAATATAACCCAATAGCTGTATTAGGTTTAGCTCACCTAAGAGTGTTAACTTTGAGGCTGGTACTTGGCTTGTTAATTCGCTCCATCCTCCTGCAAATGCAATTGAATAAGGGATACCAATAATCAAACCGATTAAAATAATAAATGCACTTAAAGCATCTGTTGGTGCAACTGACATGAGACCTCCAAGTGTTGCAAGTATTATTACTATTACAGCAGCAATGATAGTCCCTGTCTCAATTGGAAGCCCAGTTGCCGCATTAAGAACCATACCTAATCCAGTAAACTGATATGAAACAATTCCTACAAACGCAAGAATAATAATTACACTAGCTAATATTTTCGCTACCGTACCATATTTTTCTTCCAATGCTCCTGAAAGAGTATATTTACTTGCACTTCTAATTTTATTAGCCATAGCAAATAATACTAAAATACCTAGCGTAGCACCTAAACCGTTTAAAATAGCAGGACCAAGACCAAATTGATAAGCAATAGACGTGCTTCCACCTGTAACGGTTCCACTTCCAACCCATGTTGCTATAAGTGTACCCATCAAAATTACAGATCCTAAAGTTCTACCAGCAAGCATAAAATCATCTGTGTTTGAAACCTTTTTAGAAAAAACATATCCAATACCAACGATTATAACAATATACCCTATAACATACCACAATAACGCAGGGTTGTGGGTCAGTTCCATAAATATCCCTCCATAAACTATAATTTATTTTAGCTTTTAGCTCCTTACAAAACACAAAAGTCTGCCATAAGAAGGTTTTACAGCCTCTTCCAACAAGAATCTCTCTACTTTATATCGAGATATTCACTAATGATATTTCTTGAGAGGTGAATCCTGTGAAAGATCAAATTTCTTTGATTACTCTGATGAGTTTCAAAAGTTAGATTCTTATTCGATACTCAAGTTATGATTACGTAAAAAAACGTCATGATATTGAAAAATACAATATCTTCAAAGCTGATACCAGCTTTGATAGTACTGAAAACTATCGCTTCTTGATAAAAGAATGTTCTTTAAAGGCAGTAATTAATAAAAATCGTAGAAACTCCAAAAATTTAGCTGAAAATTTCAATGAAAATGGTATTCTGTTTACCCCAAAAATATTAACTCTACTTTCAAATAGTGATGGTTATTGTAATTCTTGTAAAAGAATCAAATGGGTTTACCCTTTGAATAGAAAGCAGGGTACTAAACGTTTCAGTAGATGTTGCATTCCATGTACTGATTCTAAGTATGGACGTGTAATTTACACTTATCCTAAAAACAACTATCGCGTTCATACTCCTATTTTCAAAGGGTTCTAAACTATTGAAAAAGGTACAAGAAAAGAGTAGTGTCTGATTTAATAGTGTTTCTTCTGAATTTGCTTTATCTGCTATTTATCAAAATTTTGTTACTTTATTTGGATTGCTGGTTAAATTAATACCTAAAGGAGTGATTCATCTTTTACCTTGACATTAAAATTCAAAGTGGTTTTTAAAAATCCCTTGAAATAAATTCGGAATTTTCTTTTTTAGCTAATAGTTTTGCAAGCGCCTATTATAATTCGTTTAGATCTCTGCACAACTCAAAAAAACCGTCATAAAAGAATTTTTCAGGGCGTTTCAATAGGAGCCCTCCACTTTATGGCGAAATATTCATTAGGAATATTTCTTGGAGGTTCTCGTATGAAATAGAGTGATCTTTCAAAGATTACTCTGATGAGTTTCAAAAATCAGGTTATCATTCGAAACTCAAGAAACTTTCTGGTTAGGTAGATTTTGCTGAAATTAATCCCTCAGCGTGTAAAAGTTCATTACTACAAACAAACGTTATGCAACATATTCTAGCCTAAAGCTAAACTTTCTAAACTATTACAAGGAGGACTCCTTTGTATCTAGCAAATCTTTCACTTTAGCACCTAACGGAACATCCAAACAATTTGTTTGCTTTTTTTTCAACAAAAGTAAGATCTTTTGTTGTTACAGATAGCTTATCTAACTTGTCCTTTTCTTATTGATTACTTAAGCCTTCCCCCGTTTGTAAGAACCTTAGCTTTTTGTTGGCTAAACACAAATATTAGTATAATATCATCTT
This window of the Natranaerobius trueperi genome carries:
- a CDS encoding MTH1187 family thiamine-binding protein; translation: MSILPVGTGSSSISSYIKGAINEIEEEGLKYTITPTSIVIEGDIDTLLEISKKLHKKSLERTNRVVINIQIDDRTDKTVTIDRLVETARM
- a CDS encoding BCCT family transporter; this translates as MEKKDKNIEKEETLEASREKIDKQLFSRNITKYGFDLNPAVSFSAGLIIIVFSLFALLNLELANEYVNIINDYIVTSFDWIFILSSSFYIVICLYIAFSRLGNVRIGGIYSEPEFSNFAWYSMLISAGMGIGLIFWAVGEPLFHFEIAPPIFESMHEKHTSLATTFFHWGLHPWAIYALIALALSFFSYNRNLPLSIRSVFYPFFKERVYGTLGDVIDGLAVLSTLIGLATSLGLGTQQINSGLDYMLGIGFNEYIQVALIIIITLFATASVLAGIDKGVKFLAGLNMRLAAILMIIILLLGPTGFILRLFSNSLGLYLNGIVEYSFFIAVEETAWQGDWSIFYLAWWISWSPFVGMFIARISKGRTIRELVLGVMVVPSLLSFLWMSVFGGTAIFINEQGAGGLFEVVENDVPVALFEMINLLNIPLLSEIFRVLLFILVTFLVVVYFITSSDSGSLVVNKITSGGKMDTPAKQRAFWAILEGIVAAVLLLIGGEKALLALQTAVISTGLPFAVVLVAMAFALIKGIEETRKRQKRKRDRRKFEKLIEMHENE
- the thiS gene encoding sulfur carrier protein ThiS, which encodes MKLKINGEIKEVHQSITVNKLLEDLQVKPEGKIIVINQEILQKDNWEEYQLCENDEIEIITMVGGG
- a CDS encoding thiazole synthase gives rise to the protein MSNDLLRIGGKELENRLIIGTGKFPSKSIIPKVIEKSNTQAVTIALRRIDLHSEQENILEYVPNNCLLMPNTSGARTAEEAVKIAEIARAADCGDWVKIEVIRDSKYLLPDNHETLKASKVLVEKGFKVFPYVSPELSVAKALESFGVEAVMPLGAPIGTNKGIETRELVKILISEINLPIIVDAGIGKPSHAAEAMEMGCEAVLVNTAIATADNPPLMGEAFNQAVQAGRKAFLAKTAPVKDLADASSPLTGFLQN
- the thiH gene encoding 2-iminoacetate synthase ThiH, which produces MSFLNTYKQLKDIDINEIFNRATFENINRALHKDQPTSKDFLLLLSPTAEKYLEDMAKRAHYLTKNFFGKTMMLYTPLYVSDYCANKCLYCGFKADNNFDRKTLTYKELEQEAKAISEMGIRHILILSGESRKHVPLNYLQNCVRLLKEYFSSISIEIYPLETEEYEELIKCGVDGLTIYQEVYNRDIYDTVHLQGPKTDYEFRLNAPERGLQAGMRRVNIGALQGLGPWRKETFITGMHAKYLLDNFPEAEVSISFPRLRPFAGQNNSLQYDEVSDKNLVQMIVASRIFLKSAGINISTRESSELRENLLPLGVTRMSAGVSTEVGGYSGVDEGKSQFEISDDRPVQKIKQVLLAHGYQPVLKDWEIF
- the thiE gene encoding thiamine phosphate synthase, whose amino-acid sequence is MNNSSNILNTDIYAITAEEFSKGRDNIQVVTEMLESGVEIIQYREKNKTAKEKLEQCKKIRELTYNAGCKFIVNDDIDIAILVDACGVHVGQNDLPIKEVRKLVGNEKIIGKSTHAPKQAHKAVEDGADYIGTGPVFQTDTKEKPPVGTEYVEYVAKNLDIPFVAIGGIKKHNLNEVKNKGATCFAMVTEIVGAVDISQQIKELRSIITS
- a CDS encoding M24 family metallopeptidase, with the protein product MNNYKERINSLKEVIRQNNISLAIIPPSPNLRYLTGYNGHQDERFFGFFIPKDGEPFLIAPELAKPQTEIMPVSEKLFYKDGEDPYQIILSVLNDRELSSNKILVDNSLNASFLLPIQRIFIQSEFELADNILKELRICKDHEEIKALKDAGELTDKVLGEVLSQQNWIAKTERDLALSLEFKLRNCGMEGVSFAPIVACGSNGATPHHKCGDTTIKEGIPIVIDFGGVYHGYASDMTRTVVFGEPDEEVKKVYTIVKQANEEAKKIVRPGIEAEKIDIVARKVIEEAGYGENFIHRTGHGIGMETHEAPMIVEGNKRLLKPGMTFSIEPGIYLPGKFGVRLEDIVVVTKNGIDSINNYPKELIQPI
- a CDS encoding sodium:solute symporter family protein; amino-acid sequence: MELTHNPALLWYVIGYIVIIVGIGYVFSKKVSNTDDFMLAGRTLGSVILMGTLIATWVGSGTVTGGSTSIAYQFGLGPAILNGLGATLGILVLFAMANKIRSASKYTLSGALEEKYGTVAKILASVIIILAFVGIVSYQFTGLGMVLNAATGLPIETGTIIAAVIVIILATLGGLMSVAPTDALSAFIILIGLIIGIPYSIAFAGGWSELTSQVPASKLTLLGELNLIQLLGYIVPSLFLLLGDQNMYQRIASSKGNKESRMGIIGMFIGVGFVYPAVSIIGFASSATFPDIRPGMAFIAITTVLPDFIGGLLLAAVTAFIITTGSSYLLSAATNITMDIYGNYINPKSTSKQKLVFTRILIPVLGVLSYVLIQFFPTILEAQMYAYTVYAAGITPAILGVYLWGDRVTKQGGISSMISGVIVTLFFEFSNILDFHSAVISVPIAILVLIVVTLMTTNKVTNKEMIDDE